The following proteins come from a genomic window of Pyxidicoccus sp. MSG2:
- a CDS encoding winged helix DNA-binding domain-containing protein: protein MPAATASPTLTTRELNRATLARQLLLEREKLPLLRAVERLVALQAQQAKPPFVGLWSRVEGFRREDLTRLLQKRDVVRATLMRGTLHLASAKDYLKLRAAFSPLLEASVHSVLRERAEGLDIEPLVRAAREYLEEEPRTFEEVRDHLLERYPKADERAMGFLVRMYLPLVQVPTDAEWGFPPATDFALAESWLGEPLGAGAELDTLVLRYLSAFGPATVGDVQTWTGLKGLKDVLASLKPKLRTFRDEKGRELFDLPKAPRPPEDMAAPPRFLPEFDSLVLGHDDRSRLVADAHRPRLITKNLRIPATFLVDGFVTGTWKVERKKTTAVLLVEPFEPLTKKTRDALAGEGEALLRFVESEARAFEVRFA, encoded by the coding sequence ATGCCCGCCGCGACTGCCTCCCCGACGCTGACGACCCGAGAGCTCAACCGCGCCACGCTCGCGCGCCAGTTGCTGCTGGAGCGGGAGAAGCTTCCCCTCCTTCGCGCGGTGGAGCGACTGGTGGCGCTCCAGGCCCAGCAGGCGAAGCCGCCCTTCGTCGGCCTCTGGTCCCGCGTCGAGGGCTTCCGGCGCGAGGACCTGACGCGGCTCCTCCAGAAGCGAGACGTCGTCCGCGCCACGCTGATGCGCGGCACGCTGCACCTCGCGAGCGCCAAGGACTACCTGAAGCTGCGCGCCGCCTTCAGCCCGCTGCTGGAGGCCTCGGTGCACTCGGTGCTCCGCGAGCGAGCGGAGGGGCTGGACATCGAGCCCCTCGTCCGCGCCGCGCGCGAGTACCTGGAGGAGGAGCCCCGCACCTTCGAGGAGGTGAGAGACCACCTGCTGGAGCGCTACCCGAAGGCCGACGAGCGGGCCATGGGCTTCCTCGTGCGCATGTACCTGCCACTCGTCCAGGTCCCCACGGATGCGGAGTGGGGCTTCCCGCCCGCCACGGACTTCGCGCTCGCGGAGTCCTGGCTGGGCGAGCCACTGGGCGCCGGCGCGGAACTGGACACGCTCGTGCTCCGCTACCTGTCCGCCTTCGGCCCCGCCACCGTGGGCGACGTGCAGACGTGGACGGGCCTCAAGGGCCTGAAGGACGTGCTGGCGTCGCTGAAGCCGAAGCTGCGCACCTTCCGCGACGAGAAGGGCCGCGAACTGTTCGACCTGCCCAAGGCGCCCCGACCGCCGGAGGACATGGCCGCGCCCCCGCGCTTCCTTCCCGAGTTCGACAGCCTCGTGCTCGGCCATGACGACCGCTCGCGGCTGGTGGCGGACGCGCACCGCCCGCGGCTCATCACGAAGAACCTGCGCATTCCCGCCACGTTCCTGGTGGACGGCTTCGTCACCGGCACGTGGAAGGTGGAGCGCAAGAAGACCACCGCGGTCCTCCTCGTCGAGCCCTTCGAGCCGCTGACGAAGAAGACGCGAGACGCGCTGGCCGGGGAGGGGGAGGCACTGCTCCGCTTCGTCGAGTCCGAGGCCCGGGCGTTCGAGGTCCGTTTCGCCTGA
- a CDS encoding D-TA family PLP-dependent enzyme, protein MRRMDAHSLDSLVTPAALVDLDRVEANLQRVATYAREHGLRWRPHTKTHKTAELTALQLRAGAIGATVATPREAEVMANVAADVLLAYPPVGAGRLARLMALPPYARLSVALDSREALEGLGRAADAAGRTVGVLVEVDMGMRRVGVQTPEDAVALARAIASTRGVEYRGIIFYPGHLRAPLAEQGPALHEQSSRLGTFVDALAAAGLRPSIVSGGSTPTLWRSHEVVGLTEIRPGINVLNDRNSAAVGACDWSECAYSVLATVVSTAVPGQAVIDAGSKALAKEEGLAPQGGYGALLDRPEVLVRGLSEEHGLLDLSGTAWRPRVGERVRVVPNHVCASVNLHERLHVLRGGAPHATWAVAARGW, encoded by the coding sequence ATGCGGCGCATGGACGCCCACTCGCTGGACTCGCTCGTCACCCCCGCCGCCCTCGTGGACCTGGACCGCGTGGAGGCCAACCTCCAACGCGTGGCCACGTATGCGCGCGAGCACGGCCTGCGCTGGCGCCCCCACACGAAGACGCACAAGACGGCGGAGCTCACCGCCCTCCAGCTGCGGGCCGGTGCGATTGGCGCCACCGTGGCCACGCCCCGCGAGGCCGAGGTCATGGCCAACGTCGCGGCCGACGTGCTGCTGGCCTACCCGCCCGTGGGCGCCGGACGGCTCGCGCGCCTCATGGCCCTGCCCCCCTACGCGCGGCTTTCGGTGGCGCTCGACTCGCGCGAGGCGTTGGAGGGACTCGGCCGCGCCGCCGACGCGGCGGGGCGCACCGTGGGCGTGCTGGTGGAGGTGGACATGGGCATGCGCCGCGTGGGCGTGCAGACGCCCGAGGACGCCGTCGCCCTCGCGCGCGCCATCGCTTCCACGCGCGGCGTGGAGTACCGCGGCATCATCTTCTATCCGGGCCACCTGCGCGCGCCGCTGGCCGAGCAGGGCCCCGCGCTGCACGAGCAGTCCTCACGCCTGGGCACCTTCGTGGACGCGCTGGCCGCCGCGGGGCTGCGGCCCTCCATCGTGAGCGGCGGCTCCACGCCCACCCTCTGGCGCTCGCACGAGGTGGTCGGGCTCACGGAGATACGCCCCGGCATCAACGTGCTCAATGACCGCAACTCCGCCGCCGTGGGCGCGTGTGATTGGAGTGAGTGCGCATACTCCGTGCTCGCCACCGTGGTGAGCACCGCCGTGCCCGGCCAGGCCGTCATCGACGCGGGCTCGAAGGCACTGGCGAAGGAGGAGGGCCTCGCGCCCCAGGGCGGCTACGGCGCCCTGTTGGACAGGCCGGAGGTGCTGGTGCGCGGGCTGTCCGAGGAGCACGGCCTGCTGGATTTGTCCGGCACCGCGTGGCGCCCGCGCGTGGGAGAGCGCGTGCGCGTGGTGCCCAACCACGTCTGCGCCTCCGTCAACCTGCATGAGCGGCTGCACGTGCTACGCGGTGGCGCTCCCCATGCCACGTGGGCCGTCGCGGCGCGCGGGTGGTGA
- a CDS encoding styrene monooxygenase/indole monooxygenase family protein: MASIGIVGAGTAGLHLGLKLLSHGISVTMYAEQDPAKLRASRLPNTVAHHSPTRARERELGVDHWGGPQADMHQVGIHVNGPQSFGLKGRLEHPTIFVDYRLYQPKLAEDFVARGGLLEVRSVDAAALEGLSTRHDLVVVATGRNGLTALFPRIPELSPHTQPARLLFAALLKGVRMQDPIGMEAHLVPGQGEIFEAQVISRQGRVPSILIEALPEGELAVLSTQRYDEDPRAFEALLMDRLRRFAPATYERVNPAEFGVLGPMDWLQGSFTPMVRRGWAPLANGRFVVAVGDTHVTNDPVAGQGANAASASAFAMAESIVEALGSARPFDEAFCRTTEEKTWAAAAPATHWSNALLQPPPPHVVEVLVAGSQEPRVADAIANAFMIPEHILGACASPESAAAFLAKNRPATAREALPVPEALAWRPLPDKVVAPGVEVH; the protein is encoded by the coding sequence ATGGCGAGCATCGGCATCGTTGGCGCCGGCACGGCCGGTTTGCACCTCGGACTGAAGCTGCTGTCCCACGGCATCTCCGTGACGATGTACGCGGAGCAGGACCCCGCGAAGCTGCGCGCGAGCCGGCTGCCGAACACGGTGGCGCACCACTCGCCCACGCGCGCCCGGGAGCGGGAGCTGGGGGTGGACCATTGGGGCGGGCCGCAGGCGGACATGCACCAGGTGGGCATCCATGTGAATGGGCCGCAGTCGTTCGGGCTGAAGGGCCGGCTGGAGCACCCGACGATTTTCGTCGACTACCGGCTGTACCAGCCGAAGCTGGCCGAGGACTTCGTGGCACGCGGGGGCCTGCTGGAGGTGCGCTCCGTGGACGCCGCGGCGCTGGAGGGACTGTCCACCCGGCATGACCTGGTGGTGGTGGCCACCGGCCGCAACGGGCTGACGGCGCTCTTCCCGCGCATCCCCGAGTTGTCGCCGCACACGCAGCCGGCGCGCCTGCTGTTCGCCGCGCTGCTCAAGGGCGTGCGAATGCAGGACCCCATCGGCATGGAGGCGCACCTGGTGCCCGGCCAGGGAGAAATCTTCGAGGCGCAGGTCATCTCCCGCCAGGGCCGCGTTCCGAGCATCCTCATCGAGGCGCTGCCCGAGGGTGAGCTGGCGGTGCTGAGCACCCAACGGTACGACGAGGACCCGCGCGCCTTCGAGGCGCTGCTGATGGACCGGCTGCGCCGCTTCGCGCCCGCCACGTACGAGCGGGTGAACCCCGCGGAGTTCGGCGTGCTGGGCCCCATGGACTGGCTGCAGGGCTCCTTCACGCCAATGGTGCGCCGGGGCTGGGCGCCGCTGGCGAACGGCCGCTTCGTCGTGGCCGTGGGCGACACGCACGTGACGAACGACCCCGTCGCGGGCCAGGGGGCCAACGCCGCGTCGGCCTCCGCCTTCGCGATGGCGGAGAGCATCGTGGAGGCGCTGGGCTCGGCGCGTCCGTTCGACGAGGCCTTCTGCCGCACCACGGAGGAGAAGACGTGGGCCGCCGCCGCCCCGGCGACGCACTGGAGCAATGCGCTGCTGCAGCCGCCCCCGCCGCATGTGGTGGAGGTGCTGGTCGCCGGCAGCCAGGAGCCGCGCGTCGCGGACGCCATCGCCAATGCGTTCATGATTCCGGAGCACATCCTCGGCGCGTGCGCGAGCCCGGAGAGCGCCGCCGCGTTCCTCGCGAAGAACCGTCCCGCGACGGCCCGCGAGGCGCTGCCCGTGCCCGAGGCGCTCGCGTGGCGGCCCCTGCCCGACAAGGTGGTGGCGCCAGGGGTCGAGGTGCACTGA
- a CDS encoding ketopantoate reductase family protein, giving the protein MRFAIVGSGGVGGYYGARLVRAGQDVTFLARGAHLRAMRERGLSIRSAEGDFTVQVRAEEDATRVGPVDVIVLAVKNYDVPSVLPTVKTLAAASDRPGLGGSTAAVLTLQNGVDSPGEVATVVGEAPVIGGTTYISTAISEPGVISQTGTLHRIILGEVFGDTSRVSARVQTLRDTLAGAGLNVEAVADARAPLWEKLAFLAPMSGFCTAARLPLGPLRDAGPAFREQFQEAAAEVLRVANAEGVATTTRAEDVVAFMAGLQDGMRPSMMVDLEAGKPLEVEYLQGTVSRRGRARGVPTPVMSTLYSLLLPHARGPGKG; this is encoded by the coding sequence ATGCGATTCGCCATCGTCGGTTCGGGTGGAGTGGGCGGCTATTACGGCGCCCGGCTGGTGCGCGCCGGCCAGGACGTGACGTTCCTCGCCCGGGGCGCGCACCTGCGCGCCATGCGTGAGCGGGGGCTGAGCATCCGCAGCGCCGAAGGGGACTTCACCGTCCAGGTGCGCGCCGAGGAAGACGCCACGCGCGTGGGCCCCGTGGACGTCATCGTCCTCGCGGTGAAGAACTACGACGTGCCGTCGGTGCTGCCCACCGTGAAGACGCTGGCCGCCGCGTCGGACAGGCCTGGCCTGGGCGGCTCCACCGCCGCCGTCCTCACGCTGCAGAACGGCGTGGACAGCCCCGGCGAGGTGGCCACCGTCGTGGGCGAGGCACCGGTCATCGGTGGCACCACGTACATCTCCACCGCCATCTCCGAGCCGGGCGTCATCTCTCAGACGGGGACGCTCCACCGCATCATCCTCGGCGAGGTGTTCGGCGACACGTCCCGCGTGTCGGCGCGCGTGCAGACCCTGCGCGACACGCTGGCCGGCGCGGGGCTCAACGTGGAGGCGGTGGCGGACGCACGCGCGCCGCTCTGGGAGAAGCTCGCGTTCCTGGCGCCCATGTCCGGCTTCTGCACCGCGGCCCGACTCCCGCTGGGCCCGCTTCGCGACGCGGGGCCCGCGTTCCGCGAGCAGTTCCAGGAGGCCGCGGCCGAGGTGCTCCGCGTCGCCAACGCCGAGGGCGTGGCCACCACCACCCGCGCCGAGGACGTCGTCGCCTTCATGGCCGGCCTGCAGGACGGCATGCGCCCCTCCATGATGGTAGACTTGGAGGCCGGCAAGCCGCTGGAGGTGGAGTACCTCCAGGGCACGGTGTCCCGGCGAGGCCGGGCCCGAGGCGTCCCCACCCCGGTGATGAGCACGCTCTATTCCCTGCTGCTGCCGCACGCGCGCGGGCCGGGGAAGGGCTGA
- a CDS encoding DUF4105 domain-containing protein, with translation MRLFSWIITALVLLLGTAWVALALALTGAGPEGAHLVRALLALVLAGAAVAVWRRGSRWAAVAVVVLGCAATWGWVRTVQPSEQRDWAPDLARAARAEVDGTRVTIHDVRDFRYRSTSDWDTSWYTATYDTRELTGAWFIVEPFSGVWGAAHTMVSFGFADGRYVVFSVEVRREKGETFSALGGLFRQFELIYVVGDERDLVQLRSNHRKDDVYLYPVDASKERIASFFLDMVARMNALHARPEFYDTLSSNCTTNLVHHVEKVSAVDVPYDHRTLLPAYSDALAYELGLIEKDAPLEVVRARHRINAKAMAANGLPDFSRRIRESQATAVSAP, from the coding sequence ATGCGCCTGTTCTCCTGGATCATCACCGCCCTCGTGCTGCTGCTGGGCACCGCGTGGGTCGCGCTCGCCCTGGCCCTGACGGGCGCGGGGCCGGAAGGCGCGCACCTCGTGAGGGCGCTGCTGGCGCTGGTGCTGGCCGGGGCGGCCGTGGCGGTGTGGCGCCGGGGCTCGCGGTGGGCGGCGGTGGCCGTCGTGGTGCTGGGCTGCGCGGCGACCTGGGGCTGGGTGCGGACGGTGCAGCCGTCGGAGCAGCGCGACTGGGCGCCGGACCTGGCGCGCGCGGCCCGGGCGGAGGTGGACGGCACCCGCGTGACGATTCACGACGTGCGCGACTTCCGCTACCGGAGCACCTCCGACTGGGACACCAGCTGGTACACGGCCACGTACGACACACGCGAGCTGACGGGGGCGTGGTTCATCGTGGAGCCGTTCTCGGGCGTCTGGGGTGCGGCGCACACCATGGTGAGCTTCGGCTTCGCGGACGGGCGCTACGTCGTCTTCTCCGTGGAGGTGCGGCGCGAGAAGGGCGAGACGTTCTCCGCGCTGGGCGGCCTGTTCCGCCAGTTCGAGCTCATCTACGTGGTGGGCGACGAGAGAGACCTGGTCCAGCTGCGCTCCAACCACCGCAAGGACGACGTGTACCTGTACCCGGTGGACGCGTCGAAGGAGCGCATCGCCTCCTTCTTCCTGGACATGGTGGCGCGGATGAACGCGCTGCACGCGCGGCCGGAGTTCTACGACACGCTCTCCAGCAACTGCACCACCAACCTCGTGCACCACGTGGAGAAGGTGAGCGCGGTGGACGTGCCGTATGACCACCGGACGTTGCTGCCGGCGTACTCGGATGCGCTGGCGTACGAGCTGGGCCTCATCGAGAAGGACGCGCCCCTGGAAGTGGTGCGCGCCCGGCATCGCATCAACGCGAAGGCGATGGCGGCCAATGGCCTGCCGGACTTCTCCCGGCGCATCCGCGAGTCGCAGGCCACCGCCGTCTCAGCGCCCTGA